In a genomic window of Octopus sinensis unplaced genomic scaffold, ASM634580v1 Contig10964, whole genome shotgun sequence:
- the LOC115228714 gene encoding SCAN domain-containing protein 3-like, giving the protein MTNVSMKKSKLFAHQQLKHPASVGKERSYFRKKVELRQKNAPKTLEFCLKKANEHNNKTLKVSYAVSELVAKVGKPHTIAERLVKPAMLICAKELLGEQAANILQKIPLSNDTVKRRQIEMAENLEKQLVEKLKVSKFSLQIDETTINNSALLLTYVRYIDAMAIHEEMLFIKKLIDTRSDTIYAAVYDYLYDNGIPLSNLLQIATDGASAMTGKQNGFVAKLKKVAPHILAIHCIIHREHLCAKSLNDDMEHALKVAVSTVNFVKANALHDRLFQHLCEHEDHQRLLMHTEVRWLSKGNSLVRLAEMWDMVLIFVHDMKTQACSKKQKDKAETLFSVINNNDTKARIFYLADLFAHVNQLNMTLQGRNANLIDSAEKVRSLFEQVMSLEDASSKK; this is encoded by the coding sequence ATGACAAATGTTTCCATGAAGAAATCAAAATTGTTCGCCCATCAACAGTTGAAGCATCCTGCTTCTGTTGGAAAGGAGCGCAGCTATTTCAGGAAGAAAGTGGAGTTACGCCAAAAGAATGCTCCAAAAACTTTAGAATTCTGCTTAAAAAAAGCAAATGAGCATAATAACAAGACACTAAAAGTCAGTTATGCAGTGAGTGAACTGGTTGCTAAGGTGGGGAAGCCACATACAATTGCAGAACGTCTGGTGAAGCCAGCAATGTTGATCTGTGCTAAAGAACTGCTAGGAGAACAGGCTGCCAACATTCTACAAAAAATCCCATTGTCTAATGACACAGTGAAGAGAAGGCAAATTGAAATGGCAGAAAACCTCGAGAAACagcttgtggaaaaattaaaagtttctAAGTTCTCACTACAAATTGATGAGACAACAATCAACAATTCTGCCTTATTACTTACTTATGTCCGATATATTGATGCAATGGCAATTCATgaagaaatgttatttataaaaaaGTTGATTGACACACGAAGCGACACTATATATGCGGCTGTTTACGACTATCTGTACGATAATGGGATCCCTCTGTCAAATCTGTTGCAGATTGCAACAGACGGTGCCAGCGCTATGACCGGCAAACAGAATGGCTTTGTAGCTAAATTAAAAAAAGTTGCCCCTCATATATTGGCAATTCATTGCATCATCCATCGAGAACATCTTTGTGCTAAATCTCTCAATGATGACATGGAACATGCATTGAAAGTCGCTGTTTCAACAGTGAATTTTGTCAAAGCCAATGCTTTGCATGACCGCCTATTTCAACATTTATGTGAACATGAGGACCACCAGAGACTCCTCATGCACACTGAAGTGAGATGGCTTTCCAAAGGAAATTCCCTAGTTCGTCTTGCTGAAATGTGGGATATGGTTCTTATTTTTGTTCATGACATGAAAACACAAGCTTGTAGCAAGAAGCAGAAAGATAAAGCTGAGACTTTGTTTTCAGTGATAAATAACAACGATACAAAAGCAAGGATTTTTTACCTGGCTGACTTATTCGCACATGTCAACCAACTGAACATGACACTGCAAGGGCGAAATGCTAATCTGATAGATAGTGCTGAGAAAGTACGCTCTCTTTTTGAACAAGTTATGTCTCTGGAAGATGCATCTTCAAAAAAATGA
- the LOC115228711 gene encoding coiled-coil domain-containing protein 61-like, with protein sequence MFFTNFISNFITGSIISDCSTNSSVTTRLLSFADLKAMRREDDSFCGENNEKRYLILIYTAEFDRQVLTTIFRIQYPLPLDFVGRPNVVEQQNLIRELKAEIRTFRNLRKPPKERDGLREEVKVYKRQRTGKSESIEERMKDQVAYLQKELSNLKSREQRESLERLQTSEKSLKAKVNKLVGELAFYRKKTVIPTRPQIELPVLPKIRRELCQTPKKGRVWIYSSHFRVNGRSCRCTSPKFVRSPARRFDPTAYVDEKRKKQELSRKMTFSQN encoded by the exons ATGTTTTTCACAAATTTTATATCGAATTTTATTACTGGCTCAATAATTTCTGACTGTTCT acCAACTCTTCCGTAACGACTCGTCTGCTTAGTTTTGCCGACTTGAAGGCAATGAGAAGGGAAGACGATTCATTCTGCGGGGAAAACAACGAAAAGCGTTATTTAATCCTGATCTACACCGCCGAATTCGACAGGCAAGTGTTGACAACTATTTTTAGAATCCAATATCCCTTGCCACTCGATTTTGTTGGCAGACCGAATGTCGTCGAACAGCAAAATTTGATTCGCGAACTGAAAGCAGAAATCCGCACATTCCGAAAC CTGCGAAAACCTCCGAAGGAAAGGGACGGGTTACGGGAAGAAGTGAAGGTCTACAAACGGCAGAGGACCGGGAAATCAGAATCTAtcgaagaaagaatgaaagatcaaGTGGCATATTTACAGAAGGAATTAAGCAATTTAAAGAGTCGTGAGCAACGGGAGAGT TTGGAACGACTCCAAACGAGTGAAAAATCCTTAAAGGCCAAAGTGAACAAACTCGTCGGTGAATTGGCTTTTTACCGAAA AAAGACCGTCATTCCTACACGCCCTCAAATAGAGCTTCCTGTGCTCCCAAAAATCCGCCGAGAGCTTTGTCAGACTCCGAAAAAGGGTAGAGTTTGGATATATTCAAGTCACTTCCGGGTGAATGGGCGATCGTGTCGTTGCACAAGTCCAAAGTTTGTCCGCTCACCCGCCAGAAGATTCGACCCGACGGCCTACGTggatgaaaagaggaaaaaacaagAACTTTCCCGAAAAATGACGTTTAGCCAAAATTGA
- the LOC115228712 gene encoding casein kinase I-like yields MDEIEDNLGNGDFIVGNKYRLVKKIGSGSFGKIYSAVNVSNGEEVAVKLEKSQAQHPQLAFESKIYRFMQGDQGIPCLKGYYEQNSYNIMVIELLGPSLEDLLNFCNRKFELKTVLMLADQMLERLQYVHSRCFIHRDIKPDNFLMGTGRYANRLFIIDFGLAKKYMSTTTGMHIPYRDNRSLTGTARYASINAHCGVEQSRRDDLESLGYVLMYFNRGNLPWQGLRAANRKQKYERISEKKISTSVESLCHGFPNEFAMYLNYCRALRFEETPDYFYLRQLFRILFRNMNMHNDPVYQWTTQSK; encoded by the coding sequence ATGGATGAGATAGAGGACAATCTTGGCAACGGAGACTTTATTGTGGGCAACAAATACCGCCTTGTCAAAAAAATAGGAAGTGGATCCTTCGGAAAAATATATTCAGCAGTCAATGTGAGCAACGGAGAAGAAGTGGCAGTAAAACTGGAAAAGTCGCAAGCCCAACACCCACAATTAGCATTCGAGAGCAAAATATACCGTTTCATGCAGGGAGACCAGGGCATTCCCTGTCTAAAGGGATACTATGAACAGAACAGCTACAACATAATGGTGATCGAACTCCTCGGTCCGTCCTTGGAAGATCTGCTTAACTTTTGCAACCGAAAATTTGAATTGAAGACAGTTTTGATGTTGGCGGACCAAATGCTGGAACGACTGCAATACGTGCACTCGCGGTGTTTTATTCACAGAGATATAAAGCCCGATAATTTCCTGATGGGGACTGGTCGGTATGCCAATCGACTGTTCATAATCGACTTTGGACTGGCCAAGAAATATATGAGTACGACGACTGGCATGCACATTCCCTACAGAGACAATCGGAGTCTGACCGGCACTGCCCGCTATGCCAGCATTAATGCACATTGCGGGGTCGAACAGAGCAGACGGGATGATTTGGAGTCTCTGGGATATGTCCTCATGTACTTCAATCGAGGCAACCTTCCATGGCAGGGACTCAGAGCTGCCAACCGCAAACAAAAGTACGAGAGAAtatcagaaaagaaaatatcGACATCTGTCGAGTCGTTGTGTCATGGATTCCCCAATGAGTTTGCGATGTATCTCAACTACTGTCGTGCTCTCCGTTTTGAAGAGACGCCTGACTATTTCTACTTGCGGCAACTGTTCCGCATTCTTTTCCGTAACATGAACATGCACAATGACCCCGTCTATCAGTGGACTACTCAGTCAAAGTGA
- the LOC115228710 gene encoding uncharacterized protein LOC115228710, which yields MRIGEMVEDCPVSFLFLAFQCCQIDPDRRFSFPQISLRLESTLIDYINYGLTVEHATCTNKPWMSLNDLSSFSEQDCLGSELDLPSLAEVVPECEDLRTMSPREVGQAMTHLDPHYTSHGLGVDSILSLMAMSSNRAQLSAVHSTEESQSTRPSESNTDHCPPSHRRTHSLPYTQVQLKKLADRSLCSLPSDRNLKMKSDNRGEVPRLISRTLIHEMHNHAITLPMAIVNCKDTSVDSACTSVSIRRAQFANKSISDIQRKHAFAIENDFFQKFMSNCSSSSIYSSFDSQSDVQADKCKFYRFMRRYLTACLNSQNTFTNTDRRIIFTPETLKRMRDARELFKSLQND from the coding sequence ATGCGGATTGGGGAAATGGTGGAGGACTGTCCTGTCTCCTTTCTCTTCCTGGCATTCCAATGCTGCCAAATAGACCCCGACCGACGGTTTTCCTTCCCACAAATCAGTCTCCGTCTCGAGTCCACGTTGATTGACTACATCAACTACGGACTCACCGTCGAACATGCCACATGCACCAACAAACCGTGGATGTCCCTCAACGACCTTTCCTCCTTTTCTGAACAGGACTGTCTTGGTTCAGAACTCGACTTGCCTTCGTTGGCTGAGGTGGTCCCCGAATGTGAGGATCTGCGGACAATGTCCCCACGCGAGGTCGGACAAGCCATGACTCATCTCGACCCTCACTACACCTCCCACGGACTTGGTGTCGACTCCATTCTGTCCCTTATGGCCATGTCCTCCAATCGAGCACAACTGTCGGCAGTCCACAGTACTGAGGAGAGTCAATCCACTCGTCCGAGTGAGTCCAATACCGACCACTGCCCTCCCTCCCACCGTCGCACTCATTCCCTACCCTACACGCAAGTCCAACTGAAGAAACTGGCAGACCGCAGTCTGTGTAGTCTGCCTTCCGATCGGAACTTGAAGATGAAGTCGGACAATCGAGGGGAGGTGCCCAGACTGATATCGAGGACACTCATTCACGAAATGCACAACCACGCAATCACACTCCCAATGGCCATCGTCAATTGCAAGGATACTTCTGTCGATTCTGCCTGCACTTCTGTCTCAATTCGTCGTGCTCAGTTCGCCAACAAGTCCATATCGGACATTCAAAGGAAACACGCCTTCGCAATCGAAAACGACTTTTTCCAAAAGTTTATGAGCAATTGCAGTTCCAGCTCAATTTATTCTTCTTTCGACAGTCAGTCGGATGTGCAAGCAGACAAATGCAAGTTCTATCGGTTCATGAGGAGATACCTCACCGCCTGTCTAAATTCTCAAAACACTTTCACAAACACTGACAGGAGAATTATCTTTACTCCTGAAACTCTCAAAAGAATGAGAGACGCGAGGGAACTTTTTAAATCTCTTCAAAATGATTGA
- the LOC115228709 gene encoding tryptophan--tRNA ligase 2-like, whose protein sequence is MVPVGEDQRQHVELVGYVSRAFNEAFCCDLFASDFSIGIYSSAKIMSLRNPSVKMSKSADHPKATLSLFEDPADIFDKIRHSLTDSASNYISYDVESRPGLANLIDIYSNVVGRPVARIVEECGGIGIVQFKKNMAEELVEALKPFRERFHYLMGHKDHLEAVLEAGNEKARQVAQDTMDRVRFNVGL, encoded by the coding sequence ATGGTGCCTGTGGGGGAGGACCAGCGGCAGCACGTAGAGTTGGTCGGCTATGTTTCCCGTGCCTTCAATGAGGCATTCTGTTGTGATTTGTTCGCCAGTGATTTCTCCATCGGGATATACTCCTCCGCCAAGATTATGAGTCTCCGAAATCCTTCTGTCAAAATGAGCAAATCCGCGGACCATCCAAAGGCCACTTTGTCTCTCTTTGAGGACCCTGcggacatttttgacaaaatcagACATTCCTTGACTGACTCGGCCAGCAACTATATAAGCTATGACGTGGAATCAAGGCCGGGATTGGCCAATTTGATTGACATTTACTCCAACGTGGTCGGCAGGCCGGTTGCCCGAATAGTGGAGGAGTGTGGGGGAATCGGCATAGTTCAGTTTAAAAAGAACATGGCCGAGGAGTTGGTGGAGGCCTTGAAGCCTTTCCGAGAACGTTTTCACTACTTGATGGGGCATAAGGATCATTTGGAGGCTGTTTTAGAAGCTGGGAATGAGAAGGCTCGTCAGGTCGCGCAGGACACGATGGATCGAGTCAGATTTAATGTCGGTCTTTAA
- the LOC115228708 gene encoding fork head protein homolog 2-like — protein MSRIFNDKEESLNVLGESLTNLTWLHHLNVAAIMTPTDKSEENTNKDDILRLPSSSEIVQYATDESEKPPYSYTTLIGLAFHSLKADRLNVGQMCDWISSRFPFYQTYTQMWQNCVRHNLQQSRLFERVRKRRDDRHRGVLWRISAHVRIECVSDEEEVGDESTKRKRPPSLFCTENYLMGGGENQRNKKRREEEYDYSWDSLVPATQKEDWFPSYPTEKTLFDDFERAGPVFEDFDESKMTFPDFYMGGEYCDTADIPEFTSAIHFDPLLSSTWSTSTQGSDSSREGHVHYSFDTEGLHYN, from the coding sequence ATGTCCAGAATATTCAACGACAAAGAAGAGTCTCTCAACGTTTTGGGGGAAAGTCTCACCAACCTGACATGGCTCCACCACCTCAACGTCGCAGCCATAATGACCCCCACGGACAAGTCTGAGGAGAATACCAACAAGGACGACATCCTCAGACTCCCCTCCTCCTCGGAGATTGTTCAATACGCAACAGACGAGTCAGAGAAGCCGCCCTACTCCTACACCACTCTGATCGGACTGGCATTCCACTCCCTCAAAGCAGACAGACTGAACGTGGGGCAAATGTGTGACTGGATATCCTCTCGCTTTCCTTTCTATCAAACCTACACCCAAATGTGGCAGAATTGTGTCCGACACAATTTGCAGCAAAGCCGACTGTTCGAACGAGTCCGCAAAAGGAGAGACGACCGCCACAGAGGGGTTCTCTGGCGAATCTCCGCCCACGTGCGCATCGAATGTGTCTCCGATGAGGAGGAGGTGGGCGATGAATCCACCAAGAGAAAGAGACCCCCAAGTCTGTTCTGCACAGAAAACTACCTCATGGGCGGGGGAGAGAatcagagaaataaaaaaaggcgGGAAGAGGAGTACGACTATTCGTGGGATTCCCTCGTTCCCGCCACTCAAAAGGAGGACTGGTTCCCCTCATACCCCACTGAAAAAACCTTGTTCGACGACTTTGAGAGGGCGGGTCCTGTATTTGAGGACTTTGACGAGTCAAAAATGACTTTTCCGGATTTTTATATGGGTGGGGAGTATTGTGACACGGCAGACATTCCGGAGTTTACTTCGGCAATTCACTTTGACCCTCTTTTGTCGTCGACGTGGAGCACGAGCACTCAGGGGAGCGACTCGAGCAGGGAAGGACACGTGCACTACTCATTTGACACAGAAGGACTCCACTACAACTGA
- the LOC115228715 gene encoding carboxypeptidase Y-like: MSVDHVAALDLWDSLYNKRPSDPLFSIRIHFNFENSSISLRNKDEPLILTNYLNEGNHKKAQRLSRIRSNVESYAGYFRVNDDCVRNMFFYYVPAEMVDYGRHLFNLGLIFDYQVSQFDSYRDMIRESIDRNDYKQAFEELNVGNQAFNDGKSVKLALAGDFMRSVTPLVQTILDNGYKCLFFNGQFNLLVPFQMTSEFLLKMVWSEKDAFLHSEQRIWYSRNTPEVVNGYVRSYKNLYHVLIRNAGHMAAVDQPQATLEMIDNFIFDRKF, translated from the exons ATGTCAGTTGATCACGTGGCCGCTCTGGACCTTTGGGATTCATTGTACAACAAAAGACCCAGTGACCCGT TATTTAGCATCAGAATTCACTTCAATTTTGAAAATTCGAGTATCTCTTTAAGAAATAAGGACGAACCTCTGATCCTCACCAACTATTTGAATGAAGGAAACCATAAAAAAGCACAACGTCTGAGTCGCATCAGATCCAACGTTGAAAGCTACGCGGGGTATTTCCGAGTAAATGACGACTGCGTCAGAAATATGTTTTTCTATTATGTTCCTGCCGAA ATGGTGGACTATGGGAGGCACTTGTTCAACCTTGGTCTCATCTTTGATTATCAAGTCAGTCAATTTGACAGTTACAGAGATATGATCCGAGAAAGCATCGATCGAAATGACTACAAACAAGCCTTTGAG GAGCTGAATGTGGGGAATCAGGCGTTTAATGATGGCAAAAGTGTGAAGTTGGCATTGGCGGGAGATTTTATGCGGTCTGTGACTCCCCTGGTTCAGACAATCCTCGACAATGGCTATAAATGTCTCTTTTTCAACGGACAATTCAACTTGCTCgttccatttcagatgacttCCGAGTTTTTATTAAAGATGGTCTGGTCAGAGAAGGATGCATTCTTGCATTCCGAACAACGGATTTGGTATTCTCGGAATACGCCGGAGGTGGTGAATGGATATGTTCGCAGTTATAAAAATCTGTACCACGTTTTAATCAGGAATGCTGGCCATATGGCTGCCGTAGATCAACCCCAGGCCACTCTTGAAATGattgataatttcatttttgACCGAAAATTCTAA